The following coding sequences are from one Capsicum annuum cultivar UCD-10X-F1 chromosome 3, UCD10Xv1.1, whole genome shotgun sequence window:
- the LOC124896707 gene encoding uncharacterized protein LOC124896707 — MAITAKSCKVLASPSVGKPMVDILAENVDEVDNDHSVESKKFDEIIYDVASNRQQADELKREEDKEKKVVKKADPGAFTIPCTVRSLEFAKSLCDLGAIINLMPLAIYKKLGLGKLTPTNMRLVMADRWVKRPVGILYDMLVKVATFIFPVDFLILDCEVDLEVPIILDRPFLAIKSALIDLRVNELLFRINDKVMHFDLGKSMKQHKEMSVFSIVDVYYEDEKEVPIDKHLAIESIATVVMNFDREDIAEYAETLDLDLNNQPTPPVKPSVKEPSVLELKELPSHLRYVFLSSSNLLPIIIIADLGRQQVEALISVIKIYKRVIG; from the exons ATGGCAATTACCGCTAAGAGTTGTAAAGTACTGGCAAGCCCATCTGTGGGTAAGCCTATGGTGGATATTTTGGCAGAGAATGTTGATGAAGTAGATAATGACCATTCGGTAGAGTCTAAAAAATTTGATGAGATTATTTATGATGTTGCATCCAACAGGCAGCAGGCTGATGAGTTGAAAAGAGAGGAAGACAAGGAAAAGAAAGTAGTG aagaaggcagacccaggagcattcactattccttgcacggtaAGGTCCTTGGAATTTGCTAAGTCTTTATGTGACCTGGGAGCTATCATCAACTTGATGCCGCTagctatttataaaaagttgggtttgggaaaACTCACACCTACCAATATGCGACTTGTGATGGCGGATAGATGGGTAAAacgacctgttggtattttgtatgatatgCTGGTGAAGGTGGCTACCTTCATATTTCCTGTGGATTTTTTAATTCTGGATTGTGAGGTAGACTtggaggtgcccataatcttggatcgacctttcctcgcaatcAAAAGTGCACTGATAGATTTACGAGTTAATGAGCTTTTATTTAGGATAAATGATAAAGTCATGCATTTTGATTTGGGCAAATCAATGAAACAACATAAAGAGATGAGcgtgttctcaattgttgatgtatattatgaggatgagaaggaagTACCAATAGATAAGCATCTTGCTATTGAGTCGATAGCCACAGTAGTtatgaattttgatcgtgaagATATTGCGGAGTATGCAGAGACC ctcGACCTTGATCTTAATAACCAACCAACACCACCGGTAAAGCCATCTGTCAAAGAGCCatcggtgttggaattgaaagagttacccagtcatttgaggtatgtgtttcTGAGTAGCAGTAATTTACTACCCATTATTATTATTGCTGATCTGGGTAGGCAACAGGTGGAAGCTCTTATCTCTGTTATTAAGATATATAAGAGAGTTATTGGTTGA